The following is a genomic window from Haloarcula sp. DT43.
GAGGTTGGTCGGTTCCGGAGAAAGGGTTTCGGTTACGCTCGTGGTACCGGCGCGCCTACTGGCGGTCCGGCGGCGAGAGGTCGCGCTGGAACTCGTCGAACGGCTCCAGGTCGTCGGGCAGGTCGACGGGCAGTTGCCGCTCGGCGCGGCGGTCGACGTTCGCGCCGTCGATGGGGTCCGCGACGGACTCCCAGCCGTCCTTGACGGTCAGGGACTTCGCCGGCGTGCCGGCGGCGATGTGGTGGGCGGGGATGTCCTTGCCGGCGATGGACTTCGCCGCGAGGATGGCGTTTTCCCCGACCTTCACGCCGGCCCGGACCATCGAGTCGTAGGTCAGGCGCACGTCGTCCTCGATGATGGTGTGGTAGTTGTCGACGTGGGTCTGGTCGACGGCGTCGTGGTCGTGGCTGTAGACGTGGGTGTCGTCGGAGATTGAGACGCGGTCGCCGATGGTGAGCTTCCCGCGGTCGTCCAGGTGCACGTCGTCGTGGACGACGACGTTGTCGCCGACCTCGATGTTGTGGCCGTAGGTGAAGGAGATGCCCTTGAAGAAGCGACAGCCCTCGCCGCAGGACTCGAAGAGGTGGTCGGCGAGCATCCGTCGGAACCGCAGGGCGAACTCGACGTTGTCGGCCATCGGCGTCGCGTCGAACTGCCGCCAGAGCCACTGGAGGTGCTTCGAGCGTTTGAACCGCTCCTCGTCTTTCTCGGCGTAGTACTCGCTTTCGAGGGTCGTGTTGCAGGGGTCGTAGCCCTGGAGGCGGACCCGCTCGGCCGGGGAGATATCCGCGCCGTCCTGCCAGCGCTCGTAGGCCTCCCGGTCGCCGTGGAGGTCGATGAGCACGTCAGTGACGACGTCGCAGGTGTCCTCGTCGCCGGAGAGGCGCTCGTCGACCTCGTCGATAAACGCCCTGAGCCCCTCTTCGGCGAGCGGTGGCAGCGACACGTGACGCTTCGTCATGTCGAGTACGTGGCCTCGCGGGCAGATAGGGGTTTCCGTTACGTGGGCCCCATCCAGTAACGCGCGTGTCACGACACCACGGAACACGCGGAGCAAGCCACAGTTAAGACGTCCCCGGCCAAGGCGACGACATGGTCAGGTCGGACTTCATCATGGAAGTGCGGCGCTACATCGTCAACCCCACGGAGCACCGACTGCGGGCCCCGTGGCGGGTCACGCTCTGGCTGTTTCTCGCCGGGTTCGGCCTCGTCCTGCTCTCCGGGGTAGTCGCGCTGGCGTCGTCGGCGGGCCGCGCGACCCCGGCGGTCGCCGTCGCGCGCCAGATTGCGCTCTTCGCCGGCGGGACCGCCCTCGCCGTCGGCATCGGCTACCTGCTCGACCGGCGGACGCTCGCCGACTACGGGCTGGGGCTCGACCGCCAGTGGTGGCGCGACGCGGCCTTCGGCCTCGCGCTCGGGGCGGGGCTTCCCGCGCTGGTCCTGCTCGCCGAGTTGAGCGTCGGGTTCGTCGAGGTCAGCGTCGCCCTCGCGACCGTCGACAGCGGCCCGCTCCCGCTGACCGCGTTCGGGCCGGCGGTCGCCGTCCTCGTCCTGGGGGCGTTCTTCCTCGTCCAGGCGACCGCCGAGGAGGTGCTCGTCCGCGGCTACCTGCTGACGAACGCGGCCGAGGGACTGGCCGGCTGGGTCGGCAGGCGGCGGGCGGTCGTCGTCGCGACGGCGCTGACGGCCGCGCTGTTCGGCGTCCTCCACTGGACGAACCCCGGCGCGTCGCTGCTCAGCGTGGC
Proteins encoded in this region:
- a CDS encoding acyltransferase is translated as MTKRHVSLPPLAEEGLRAFIDEVDERLSGDEDTCDVVTDVLIDLHGDREAYERWQDGADISPAERVRLQGYDPCNTTLESEYYAEKDEERFKRSKHLQWLWRQFDATPMADNVEFALRFRRMLADHLFESCGEGCRFFKGISFTYGHNIEVGDNVVVHDDVHLDDRGKLTIGDRVSISDDTHVYSHDHDAVDQTHVDNYHTIIEDDVRLTYDSMVRAGVKVGENAILAAKSIAGKDIPAHHIAAGTPAKSLTVKDGWESVADPIDGANVDRRAERQLPVDLPDDLEPFDEFQRDLSPPDRQ
- a CDS encoding CPBP family intramembrane glutamic endopeptidase, which gives rise to MVRSDFIMEVRRYIVNPTEHRLRAPWRVTLWLFLAGFGLVLLSGVVALASSAGRATPAVAVARQIALFAGGTALAVGIGYLLDRRTLADYGLGLDRQWWRDAAFGLALGAGLPALVLLAELSVGFVEVSVALATVDSGPLPLTAFGPAVAVLVLGAFFLVQATAEEVLVRGYLLTNAAEGLAGWVGRRRAVVVATALTAALFGVLHWTNPGASLLSVANITLYGLLLGACYVLTGRLGVASGFHVAWNYALAVLGFPVSGLRMGVALLSTEATGPALVTGGAFGPEGGLVALPLLGVGGAALYWWVRREYGGVELLESVATPDLRVRVRSDTANQDG